In the genome of Astatotilapia calliptera chromosome 18, fAstCal1.2, whole genome shotgun sequence, the window AGGTCATTGTGACTATATTAATATGTACACTTGCTCTTCTCTGTCTGTTCTCACACTCGATATATTTTAAGTTCTAAGCAGCATGAATATGAGACAGCTTTATATTCAGGTATATTTAAcagcatgttttcttttcagtaaatattcattcattcaagtcATAAAATGACATAATCTCTtttctcatatttttctttattcatgTTGGTTTTTGGAGGCTAAACTGCTTTTTGTGCAACACTAACATCTATCTGAAGAAAGAACATATACATCTGATAATCTGTGTGAGATCACCTAATTTACAGCAGATAACTGAGAGCAAGAGTGGTTCAGTCGGGGTGGGGGCATGGAGTCTGCAATTACAGTGAAACTTGCTGACATTTCACACTTCAACCTTGAGGCTTTTATCACTCACAGTTTGAGTCTTTGTACCTCATGCTGTTTATGCCTTACAAAAAAGGTGTTAAAACCACTCTGACCATCACTCCATCTTCCCTCCTCTATTCTATATTAATATGTGGAGTGAAGAGTTAGGGGATCACATGTTTACCAGGGCATAAGGTCCCCAGTCACACTAGTGTAGTTGAAATGAGTTTTTGAGAACAGTAAATAATGAATGATTTTTGAACGCAAAAATAATCTTAgttgtaataataaaataataaaagattattttcattaaaaataatcttttaatgaaaacaaagtgTCAAAAATATAACTCACAAACATGACATGAAGAACAGAGTCCTCGATGACAGACTTATCAGGTGAATGTTAATACAGAGAGATATAGCTTTAGAGCAGGTGCAAAGATTTCTGAATACAGAAAATATCAGCTAAAAACTAATTCGTATTTACTAATAAATTTACCacagttattttgttgttctgaattttatttttgtaaagcaGTAGCAGTTATAAGATACCCTTATCTCGATCACACTGACTTCCTGTGTCTCTGCTGGCAGCTCTGTGCTCACactttaaacattaaatgttgTGAGACAAATTTTTATTCAGTTCCAAGTTACAGAATGAAGAATTTGTTTCCAGTAGATCTTCATACAAGACCATCATTTTCTTTGTAGGCATTGTTTTGATGTGCTTTTTCTATGTACTCATCTCAACTGTTTACTATCTATAATGTCTTTGTCAATAATGTCAATTTTGCAATCAAACTTcaaagaacataaaaaatatatgtcTCTGCTTCCATTTTATCTTAAGCAGTTCTCAAAATAGAGATTTGACACGTAGTAACATCAGTGCTTACAGAGCAAGTTCTGTCTTCTAGTTTTAGGGGTTTTTAGGGTATATATGTAAAAGGAAATCATACAGTATATACACGAATCTTAACATGCCTCAAGATTCCACAAATTTATAtaagaaacacacattttcatcctgttttttacattgttttcactCTATTCTTCACCTTGTTGTGTGCTCTATAGTTGAACCTTGTCACTAAAGAGCAAATTCTTttcttattgtatttatttatcaacCTGTGAGAAATGAAATTTGGGTGAAAGCCtctccacctgtgtgtgtgtgtgtgtgtgtgtgtgtgcacgtgtgtgtgcacgtgtgtgcacgtgtgtgcacgtgtgcgcGTAAGACTATTCTATctcttctgctgtttcctcctcagcGTGAGCGTGAACTTCTTCAGCTCTGGAAACATCCGTCTCAGCGTTCTCTTTTTTGGCCGGTTTCTGCTTTTTGGAGACCTGGAGAGACGGGACACAATCCATGTTATTGTTCCTACACAGCTGCTACTTGGTTTaatacatgcttttattttctctgatGTACCTTATAGTAGAAATGAAGGCCAATGTTCTCCAAAAGCAGAATCAGTGGTAGGAAAACATATCTCAGGACTGAAGTTCTTGAATCTGTAGACAGAGATCTGTATCATCAGTATATCATCAGTGAGAGTGAGGTTTTAAAAGCCttagaaaacaaaatttatatatatatatatatatatatatatatatatatatatatatatatatatatatatatatatatatatatatatatataaattttgttttgtttatatttatatatatatatatataaacaaaacaaaatttagaaaacaaaatttatatatatatatatatattaaaaacactccCTGTAAATCGTGCTATTtaacataaaagaaatattaaatgatGGGCTACCAGTAAGTGGCATATAAAATTCTACCCACCCATACCCCCATCACACTTAAATGTCCCAGACACAATGTGGTGGCCACATTGCATCACTGACTGAACAGTAGCTACTAATGAACTACTTACAGATAGGCTTGCAAATCTTTAGACAGCCTTTAGATTGTTATTTTAGGTGTTTAGCTTCAGTTTTATGATATGAGGGTCTTAAAGTGAGACTCTTTTAaaggactggaaaaaaaaaacatttattagaTGTATTTTCCAGTGTATACCCACAATTTCTCAGGTTCTCAGCAGGGGTTATTTCTTTGTTCATCAGCCGCTCATAACAATTGGCATGGTTATGTTTGAGTACAATCATGTACtcacaaaaaatacaattaaaaaatagaaaaggaataagttttatttgtattccagatactttctttattctttaCTGCATTATTGgagtgatgtttaaaaaaaccatGTAAATATGTTGCAGTGAATCTAGTGATCTATGTCATTCATTTACTGCCATTCAACAGCAAATAGAAATGTTGAGTTCATCTGTCTACTTACATATCACAAAGGCATGAATCCACTGAGCCTCTTGAGCAGTGATTTTCCTTGATGACACTGTTATCTCATACACACAGCTGTAGTCGGCATCATGTTCAAGGTCAGCTACAGGAAAACTCAAGGAGGCTGAGTTGTTGACAGATGTCATGTTGTATTTCATATTAGAGCGAGTGAagatgagaaagaaaacagctcCTGTATAGTGTACACTAGTTGTGCAGGTGAAGATGAAGCTGTAACCCTTGATGATTTCTGCACCTTCAGGAACCTTGACCAGTCCTCCATTTGGAGACGTCACAGAGATACTGGGCTGCTCCAGTGACACtgagaacaaaagaaacaacaaatacaagagaacaagaaactATAGTGAAAAAGAGGTACCAACTAATGGCAGAAAATCTCTATACCACTGATTTAATGTCATAGCTTTCAGCCTGTGAGGGTggcactgaaggaaaaagagggAGTGAGGTTGGGGAAGGACTTGCATATTTCCGCAAGACAATACTATTCATGTTAGAGGAGTCCGGGAGCTGACTCCCTGCAGTACAGTCCTTTTCCAAAAGTCAAGCAGCTAATCTCCTCAGTTCACAGATACTTACAGGCTGTCTGTTACAGCTCTAACACACCTGTGTTGTGTGACCTTTGCTCTCTCCAGGACCCAGGTGTCGTTGTCTTTTCCCTCCCTTTGGATAGACAAATTTGTGTTGTGGTTTTCCTTTCTTGTTTTGATATTGATATAACGGCATTGGGGTCTCTTTGTGTTAAGAATAAAGTCTATGATTTTaccatttctgcattttttcatttctttctttctgtccagGCTTTATTCATTGTTGCTCCCCATACACTCCCCCAGACTTCCATCTTGGGGACGTAAGACTGTTGAAAGGTGAGGGGATgctacacagtggtaaacatgacCCAGATTTTaggaagtaaaaatgaaaactattttTCCTATTTTCGTATTTTTCTTACAATCGTATATTTTCTCAGGTCAAACACTCTTTCAGTGTTcaattgtaaatataatattggTTTATGAAATTTGCTAATCAttgcttcctgtttttactttgattttacaCAGCAGCCCAACATTTTTGGAAATGTGTTGTACTTGTTTCTCCATAGCTATTGTCTATTACAGCTCACTCAGGCAAACTCCTGCATAGATGAATATTTTCATGGTTTGCAGATAATATAGTCACATGAATATGATTAAGATCAtgtcaatttttatttattggtcGCAGTATATATTGGCATGCAATGGAATTTAGTTCATGCCCTCAAAGAGATGATTGGGGAGTGAGTGTTGCTGGTATTTCTTATCTTAATGGATGTGATGTCATACTAATAACCTGTAGTGGGTGTAACAAGTACACAGTATTGGTCCTGTCAAAGAAATCACTGTAATATAAACAATAGTACATTTTATTACCAATAACAGAGATGTTAGCAGAGTCACTTGTGGAGAAGCTGGAGTCGTGTGAATATTCACACTGGTACAATCCATCCTTGTCAAAATCTACTTTGAGGATCTTGAATGTAGCAGAGTTGGTAGTTGATGGTTTTGTCTGACTGAATGAGCCTGAAATCTGCTTCAGAGTAAATTCTCCTTGTAGGAGCTGTTGGCTTTGAGGTGATATTGAACAAGTGATGCTGAGATCACTTCTCCACTTAACTTTATTAGCAGGATTCATGGAGATTCTGGGCTTTGGGAGGATCACTGAGGAAATAGCAGTCACAGAGAGAGGATCCAATTAAAATGGTAAAACATTTACcttattatattaataatataataagaaACAATTTAATTTTTCACCTGAGCAGACAACACCAGCATCCTGACTGTGTGTACAGTCATGTGTCCCAAATCCTCTGTGCTGACACTCAGTCAGAGATCTCTCACTTCCTGAACAGGACACATCATCAAGCCAGATGGATCCACTTCCCTCAGCAAAGCGGGCTGATACAGCAGCACTCTGTGCCGTTCCACAGCCGAGCTCTCTAcaaaccacctcagcatcaTTTATGTCCCAGTtatcatcacagactgttccccaAGTGTTGTTGTAAAAGATTTCGACTCTTCCAGAGCACAAAGTGCTTCCAGATAATCTGACTGGCACACCTGGGCACAATGAgcataacataaaacaaacacttttttaatggAATGAGTGTTATTCAGTGTGGAATTAGTTCATGACTACACTCATTTACTCACTCTGCATGCTGAGCTGCTCACTGATCATAAAAAACTACTAaagaacagttttatttatgtgctTCAGTGTTGAATGTTATCATAAGATGTTCCAATCAGataaaatattattgttttgaCAGTTCACACTCATGAT includes:
- the LOC113010413 gene encoding uncharacterized protein LOC113010413, giving the protein MNPANKVKWRSDLSITCSISPQSQQLLQGEFTLKQISGSFSQTKPSTTNSATFKILKVDFDKDGLYQCEYSHDSSFSTSDSANISVIVSLEQPSISVTSPNGGLVKVPEGAEIIKGYSFIFTCTTSVHYTGAVFFLIFTRSNMKYNMTSVNNSASLSFPVADLEHDADYSCVYEITVSSRKITAQEAQWIHAFVIYSRTSVLRYVFLPLILLLENIGLHFYYKVSKKQKPAKKENAETDVSRAEEVHAHAEEETAEEIE